In a genomic window of Deltaproteobacteria bacterium:
- a CDS encoding helix-turn-helix domain-containing protein, giving the protein MINPKLSGSLIKGFMIIELLSEFQEMTLTELSNRLELNKSSVHRLLSTLV; this is encoded by the coding sequence ATGATAAATCCAAAACTGTCCGGATCGCTAATCAAAGGGTTCATGATCATTGAACTCTTATCCGAATTTCAAGAGATGACCCTGACTGAGCTGAGCAATCGTCTTGAATTGAACAAAAGCTCGGTCCACCGGCTGCTTTCAACGCTGGTC